The genomic stretch ATACTGCTGAAATGAAGCTTGGCATTTAGAGAAGAGGCTTCATAAGCTAGTTTCCAAAGGAACTTTTTAACAAGGGTCCCTTAATGACAAACTAAGTGGCAATGCCATCCTATTTCATGTGTTTATGTCAGAGATTCTTTTACCTGGGCAAGTAGCtaaaaaacaatcatttttacTGAGTTTAGTTCTACTCAACTGTCTGACAGTAGATGTACAAGCCTGcatgtgcagctctgctctgtctctaggcagctgctgcctttctgctgggTGTGTTGATAGCACGCACTGGGTAGGTCTGAGGGGAAGGCTGAGAGCACTGCTGCGGGGTCGGGCACGGGAAAACCATGCTGTGCCTCAAAACTGCAGAACAAGGTGATGGAGGGCACAAAAAGAGTTCTTAGAATAACAGATTTCTAGTGTATTTCATTAAGtttagctgtttttttaattagaaaaggCTTTGACAGAGATTGAAGTTACAGTATGATCTTTAAAGGGTGAGGTTGATTTACCATACCAATTATCTGGATTCTGTTACTATACTCATGTGCTCAGATGgaattaaatacagttttatgtTGCCTTCTTTGTTGCAGCATTGCAACTAAGAAAGTCAAGTGCATGCTGCTACAACACTGGAATTGTTCACTTGGCCATGTGGTCATCATCGTTTTAGAAATTACCCTAGGTTTGCATCTAGCAGTATCTCTCACTTGTTCTGTAAATACTGGCCTTATCTTTCACGTGTTGATTTGAGATTCAGAGGATGTATCCATAGCAGATCAAATATGGGCTCCTTTCAAGTGGCTTGAATTTGATTTGTCCCTATAATACTTCCCTACTGCATTCATCAATGTTTCTATTCAGTGGTTTAAATTGTGCGAATTAGGATGATGTCTTTTCTGTATATTACCAGCATTACGTGATTATTTGGAGTTGAGGTTGGAGAGAGTAAGAACAGTAACACAATAAAACTCCAATGAAGTTACCAAATGCTATAGATCCAGAAACAAGCtgtttaaacataaaaaaaaaaaaaagcaaaagctgttcATTTAATCTCTGAAGTTTATGAATTAAAACCAAGTGCAACTACTTGTCCCTAATAGACTGATTAGATACATATGAAGGAAGCTAATTTAACAGAACTGACATGTACATATGAATTTCCTATTAGGCTCTAATGTGAAGTGCTCTAAGGAAGATCTGCTTTAAATGATGGACACTCAGTGTTTCAAGGATACTCTGAAAGCACACATGGGAATGGAGTGAGTCTGCAAATGGCGCAAGTAGGATGCCTTATAAAGTGCTAAAAGAAGTAGTTGGAACAAAAAGTAGCTGCAGTAGAGATGCCAAAGATGCTGTTTGGCCTGCGAAAAAAAGACTAgatgaaaagcagatttctcaacagaaaatgctggaaGGAGACAAATTTGGGAAGATGGTGTACATGTATGTAGAGTGAtgtgtctgatttttttttaattttttttcttgatctttGGATCAACTATTTAACTACAGGTCTCAGTGCCAGGATTAACGATTGCTTCTGAGAGTTCCAGAATTATGGCTAGGGAAATACTtaacaggagagagagaaagtgcCCTGTCATTGACTTGTTCGAGAAGGCAGTCAGAGGTATTTTTTAAGATTAGTCCTCTCAGTTGTGTCTAATCAGGAAACAAACAGTTGAAGAAACTGTgggaatattttccattaaactCTACAGGTCAAATCCAGAAACAATGCGAACAGATGCATTTGAAGAAATGAgtgttatttaagaaaaattattttataactTCAGCGCTTTACAGGAAGATGACACTAGTAATCTTTGACTGTTGGTAGCATTCTCTTCAAACACGTGAAATAAGTTTGTATTGGGACATAAATATTATAGGCAAGGAAGGAACAGGAGTGAAATTTAAACCATCCAAATTATTTAGGGATTTGTTGGAGATTATTTACACCTAAAGCAACTCGGTAAACTTGTGAAGTCGTGAGATTATTCTATGCAAAAGAACCACATTTTTGAACGcttcttttgctgtgtttgaTATAAAATCATCAACAGATCTTCACTGCCTTTTATCGTGGTAGCTGCTGGGCTGGCAAATCAAAGCATTCCCTAGTCATCTCCTCTGGCTGTCACATCTGCTTGGTGGCATGCACACTGATCATTTGGGTTGTATGGCTGCTGCGCCGCGGGCAGAAACTGTGACCTGATTGTCCTATCAGCACCTAGTAATGAGGCACCATCACAGCTTGCCTTTGACCAGCCAGATAACCTACAGCTTTGCTTGTCACTGCATGCACAacaattttaatgtttctgactgaaatagtttttccttttcGTGTCATGTAAGACTTATGTTGTGTCACTGCTGTTGGTGAGTTTTGTTGCCTGGAAACTTTCATTAATGATGGCTTATTCCTTCAAAGATTCTTAGTGAAAAAATTCTATCCTCAGTATTTTCCTCAGTAAATTCTTACAATTCTGCTTATTTCATACAACTTGAACAGGAATAATCCTGATGTTTGCCTCACAAAGGGGTCAAAGTACCAACCAAGTTCTAAATCCACCACATACTGGATGTAAACCTTAAGAACTGCAatgcaaacagctgcagaactgagGTACTTCAGTTTCAGGGTCCTTCATGTTTTCCCTTTAGCTTATTGAAATGTACTCAATTACCTAGATCTTCTTATAGTCTTGAGTATCTTTCTGCCTGCCAAAGCAAAAATACGGTATTTGTAGGACTTCTATTATagcacaaaaaaatcaaaagacagTCCAGCAGGCATGTACTTAGAGATCAATAGAGCAATTTGATAATGGCATCATTCTGCGCTATGTCTATAAAGATACAACAAACTGTCAACATGAACCTGAACTTCAGCTGAAAGACATGGCTGACATTCATAACTGAATGGAGCTTGAAAAGACTActagttattttaaaaacatgacaCATCCATTATATTAGTGTACAAATTAAATCAAAGATATTTACCTTCTTCTTTGATCTTTCTGACTTCTTAGAAATGTTCTTTACTTTTGTATGGAGATGATATAAAACCTTGAAAAAAGGAGCAATATGTTGAAAAGCAAGTTGAATGGTATACATCAGTATTTGAACTACTTAGACAAGCACTAAAAATTAAAGGAATTGCCTTAGGATGACTTCAAAGTTGAACGTGATGGTTTCAGACTTTTAAGCACTctccaattttcttttcaaagcttgtttcttgaaggagaaaatgctaAGCTTCCAGAAGATGTAGTTCAGCATTATATAAGAGCTCAACTGGCTCTGTGCTGAAATTGATAGGAATCTTTACGTGGATTTGAAATTTTAGATTGTGCCTAAATCATCTACATTTACTCGCTAGGCTGGTTACAGAGAacaggctgccagcactgtACCCTGTGTGACTGCCTTGCCACTCCTGAGTGCAACACTAACAAATGGAGCAGTGGAGTGGGTTCCCCTTTCAGAGAATCATAAGAAATGTTAGAGCACGGTTAGGAAATTCTCACTTAACAACATTTAAATTAACCTTTATGCATCTGGTTATAGCACAACTGTAACCTGACAACATTTATACTTTGGCTTTTGGAGGTAAAAGACTAAATTTTCTAAAGCAGGTTATGAACAAAATAAAGTCTCTGTTAAATGCACCTCACCTTCcatttgctgctgtgctcatcagcagcactgaggggaaaaaacagctgGAGTCACAGTGACAGAATTCATAAACTCTAGTGATCCTTTCCTCTGTTTGAATATTACTCTCATCCCTCTTACCCACCTTGGCATAGCAGCAGGTGATGAGCACCAGAGGCAGGAGGTATCCCACTAGCAGGATCGTAACCTTGTATGTCTGCTTGGCTGTTGAGCCCTCTGCCCAATTCTCCCAGCAGAAGGAGCTGTTGGGTGCTTGCTGATGGCCACTCATAAGGGCCTGGTGCTGGGCCACAGGGATGGCGATGAGTAGAGACAGCAGCCAGATGACACCCACGCCAAGGGCAGCGTTGCGCTTGCTGCGGATGCTTGATGAACGCTTGGCATGAACCACAGCAATGTATCTGTCCACAGACATGGCCACCAGAGTAAAGATGCTGACCAGCATTGTTGCCATGGCCAAGTAGTGAACCCACTTGCAAAAGAAGGCTCCGAAGATCCACTCTGGCAGGGAGTAGATGGTGGCCTGGAAGGGCACGCAGAAGAGTAAAAAGGAGAAGTCTGCAATGCTCAAGTTCAGGATGAAGATGTTGGTGGCACTGCGCGATGGGCGTCCCCCAGGCCGGAGACGccccaaaacaacaaacactaGTGTGTTCCCCACCATTCCCAGGAGAAAAATCAAGCCAAAAAGCACTGGTACGATCACCACCTCAGGGCCACCCTTGGCAGCCCCTGACCAGCATGGTGGGGCTCCTGTTTGGTTAGTCTCAAGGCTGCACTTGCTGGTGTTGGCtccaaagaaaagcacaaagttgtcctcctcctccatgGAGCCAGGCTGCTTGGAGaccagggagcagctgctgcagccctgactGCTGAGGGGAAAGTCTGTGTTTGTTAAGGGTGGCCAGAGGCTGAATGCTTGGGTTTTCCAATGCCTTTGCTTAGGGGAGCAGTTTTCTTCAGATGATTCTTCCAGGTTCTGTCTGTGTCTTCCAGGAACTGAGACAACAGGATCTGAGGAACTGGTCTCATCTAAGAGGTTTGGTAGCTGCTGATAGAGAAGCTCTTGTGGCAGTGGAAAAGTCTGTGCCAGGAGGTCTGAGGGTGAAGCAATGGTAAAGCAGCGGCAGACTGGTTTCCTCATGCCCCTCCTCTTCAGCTTCCCTCCCACGCCACTCCCTGGAGCTGTGCCTGTCGTACctgctttccagctctgcttggaGCTGcgatagcaaaaaaaaagtgctgttcaTCACCTGAGCCTTTCAGAGAATAACCCCTATGAGATCTGTCTTCATATGATAttaggaggggaagaaaagcaaaagcaagttTTTATCCGAAGGGATAGATGGAGCAGCAGATGTTGAATGATTGTCTGTGCAGTACTACAAGGAGCAGCACTGGAACTGGCTacatgaactgaaaaaaaaaaaaaaagaatcttttttgtttttttaatcaacaaaaCAGGATTTGTTATTTGTTTCAGTCTTTAATGTGCTCACATTAGAGCATGAAGCAATCTGGATAGCGGTATTGTCAGCACAAAAACCTGGAGAAACCTTAGATTCAGCAGCTTGCTCCTGcctcttttcagttctttccaaaTCCCTTAGTGCCTGAATATTCATGATTTTTGTTGATCCATCTGTAGAGTTCTGGGCTCAGCCCAACAGTACCAACAACATCTgctctggagaaaggaaggctcAGTCGTAGTAGCTGTGAGCAGCTGTAATATTCTCTGCTGGGGAAGAGacacagattttttaaaaagatgttttactAAGGATTAATGACTTAGTTACTACATTTTTGATACTTACATATAGAAAAATATGCATGCTCTAGAAGGCACTAAGCAACTTGTTTTTGATGgtctgtttccttttatttctgaagagatTCTGTGAAACATACAGACAGGAAGGAGGGAACAAAGTTCAGGCAAATATTAACAGTACTTGCACAGAGTGATTTGTGCTTACGGGATAGCCCCTTGCATAGAAGCATACATGTCTCTGCTTTCAGTGGTTCCAAGTTTAGGCACTAGTTCAAAGCAGACCTAGCTCCTATGAATAAGGGGAATAGGGTGGAGGGAGTCCCttaatttttgaaacaaattgcAGAAACTGAGAGCTACTGTGACTCGTCTCTTGTTGAGAGAAGAGGTAGTGCTGCCTTATTGCCTTATTTAGCCTGCTCCTAT from Numida meleagris isolate 19003 breed g44 Domestic line chromosome 10, NumMel1.0, whole genome shotgun sequence encodes the following:
- the LOC110404348 gene encoding galanin receptor type 1-like, translating into MRKPVCRCFTIASPSDLLAQTFPLPQELLYQQLPNLLDETSSSDPVVSVPGRHRQNLEESSEENCSPKQRHWKTQAFSLWPPLTNTDFPLSSQGCSSCSLVSKQPGSMEEEDNFVLFFGANTSKCSLETNQTGAPPCWSGAAKGGPEVVIVPVLFGLIFLLGMVGNTLVFVVLGRLRPGGRPSRSATNIFILNLSIADFSFLLFCVPFQATIYSLPEWIFGAFFCKWVHYLAMATMLVSIFTLVAMSVDRYIAVVHAKRSSSIRSKRNAALGVGVIWLLSLLIAIPVAQHQALMSGHQQAPNSSFCWENWAEGSTAKQTYKVTILLVGYLLPLVLITCCYAKVLYHLHTKVKNISKKSERSKKKTAQTVLLVVAVFLLSWLPHHIITMWAEFGHFPLNNISFTFRIISHCLAYGNSCINPIIYAFLSENFRKACQQAFNCKCFLQPVPAEKLVRIRMENFSTTHSTTNM